In a genomic window of Nodosilinea sp. E11:
- the bchB gene encoding ferredoxin:protochlorophyllide reductase (ATP-dependent) subunit B, with protein sequence MKLAYWMYAGPAHIGTLRIASSFKNVHAIMHAPLGDDYFNVMRSMLERERDFTPVTASIVDRNVLARGSQEKVVDNIVRKDQEEHPDLIVLTPTCTSSILQEDLANFVQRASLDSQGDVLLADVNHYRVNELQAADRTLQQIVQFYTDKARKQGTLPEGKTEKPSVNIIGLTTLGFHNNHDCRELRTLMAQLGIEVNLVMPEGALVTQIKDMGRAWFNLVPYREVGPLTAEYLKDELGMPYVDITPMGIVETARCIRAIQTVLNEQGADVNYDAFIDEQTRFVSQAAWFSRSIDCQNLTGKKAVVFGDTTHAAAMVKILAREMGIHVVLAGTYCKYDAEWFAAEVGEYCDEILVSEDNGEIGDRIAQLEPAAIFGTQMERHVGKRLDIPCGVIAAPIHIQNFPVGYRPFMGYEGANQIVDLVYNSFTLGMEDHLLEFFGGHDTKEILTKTMSADAATEAGLGWSADGLAELQKIPGFVRGKVKRNTEKFARDQGVASITAEVLYAAKEAVGA encoded by the coding sequence ATGAAACTGGCCTACTGGATGTATGCCGGCCCGGCGCACATTGGCACTTTGCGCATCGCCAGCTCGTTTAAGAACGTGCACGCGATCATGCACGCGCCGCTGGGGGACGACTATTTCAATGTGATGCGATCGATGCTGGAGCGGGAGCGCGACTTTACGCCTGTGACCGCCAGCATTGTCGATCGCAACGTTTTGGCGCGCGGCTCCCAAGAAAAGGTGGTCGACAATATTGTCCGCAAAGACCAAGAAGAGCACCCCGACCTGATCGTGCTCACCCCCACCTGCACCTCCAGCATTCTGCAAGAGGATCTGGCCAACTTCGTGCAACGGGCTAGCCTCGATTCTCAGGGCGACGTGCTGCTGGCCGATGTCAACCACTACCGAGTGAACGAGCTGCAAGCTGCCGATCGCACCCTTCAGCAGATCGTGCAGTTTTACACTGACAAGGCCCGCAAGCAGGGCACCCTGCCCGAAGGCAAAACCGAAAAGCCCTCGGTGAATATCATTGGCCTCACCACCCTGGGCTTTCACAACAACCATGACTGCCGCGAGCTGCGTACCCTGATGGCCCAGCTCGGCATTGAGGTGAACCTGGTGATGCCCGAGGGCGCATTGGTCACGCAAATCAAAGACATGGGCCGCGCCTGGTTTAACCTGGTGCCCTACCGCGAGGTCGGCCCCCTGACGGCGGAATACCTGAAAGACGAATTGGGGATGCCCTACGTCGATATCACCCCCATGGGCATTGTCGAAACCGCCCGCTGCATTCGCGCCATCCAGACGGTGCTGAATGAGCAGGGGGCCGATGTGAATTACGACGCCTTTATCGACGAGCAGACCCGATTTGTGTCGCAGGCGGCCTGGTTCTCACGCTCGATCGACTGTCAGAACCTGACCGGCAAAAAGGCCGTGGTGTTTGGCGACACCACCCACGCCGCCGCCATGGTCAAGATTCTCGCCCGCGAAATGGGCATTCACGTGGTGCTGGCGGGCACCTACTGCAAGTACGACGCCGAGTGGTTTGCCGCCGAGGTAGGCGAATACTGCGACGAGATTTTGGTCAGTGAAGATAACGGGGAAATTGGCGATCGCATCGCCCAGCTCGAACCCGCCGCCATCTTTGGCACCCAGATGGAGCGCCACGTGGGCAAGCGGCTGGATATCCCCTGCGGCGTGATCGCCGCGCCCATTCACATCCAAAACTTCCCGGTGGGCTACCGCCCGTTTATGGGCTACGAAGGAGCCAACCAGATCGTTGACCTGGTATACAACTCCTTTACCCTGGGCATGGAAGACCACCTGCTGGAGTTCTTTGGCGGCCACGACACCAAAGAAATTCTCACCAAGACCATGAGTGCCGATGCCGCCACCGAGGCCGGCCTAGGCTGGAGCGCCGACGGCCTGGCCGAGCTGCAAAAAATCCCCGGCTTTGTGCGCGGCAAGGTAAAACGCAACACCGAGAAGTTTGCCCGCGACCAGGGCGTCGCCAGCATCACCGCCGAGGTGCTGTACGCGGCGAAGGAGGCGGTGGGAGCGTAG
- a CDS encoding REP-associated tyrosine transposase, with protein sequence MPRPQRDLVPGEYYHLYNRGNNRQNIFFERENYLYFLKQFRYFVAEETVHVVAYCLMPNHYHVLIYLREVGLSKAMQRFTMSYTNAMNRRYGRCGSLFQGRFQTIHVDSDAYLLHLTRYIHLNPMRACLVQHPQEWEFSSYCDYVGLRRGTLPQMECVLKQVGSAEAYRRFVEAPSKGSGAFDAAIDNCHGLKRHLTPEP encoded by the coding sequence ATGCCTCGACCTCAGCGCGACCTGGTGCCAGGGGAGTACTACCATCTCTATAACCGAGGCAACAATCGCCAGAATATTTTTTTCGAGCGAGAGAACTACCTCTATTTTCTCAAACAGTTTCGTTACTTTGTCGCTGAAGAAACGGTGCATGTTGTGGCCTACTGCCTAATGCCCAACCACTACCATGTGCTAATTTACCTGCGCGAAGTCGGGCTATCGAAGGCGATGCAGCGATTTACAATGTCGTACACCAACGCGATGAATCGTCGCTATGGTCGCTGCGGATCGCTATTTCAAGGTAGGTTTCAAACTATTCATGTCGATAGCGATGCCTATTTACTGCATCTAACTCGTTATATTCACCTGAACCCGATGAGGGCGTGTTTGGTGCAGCACCCGCAGGAGTGGGAGTTTTCGAGCTATTGCGACTATGTGGGGTTGCGGCGGGGCACGCTGCCGCAGATGGAGTGTGTGCTAAAGCAGGTAGGCTCGGCGGAGGCGTACCGGCGGTTTGTGGAGGCTCCTTCTAAGGGGTCAGGTGCCTTTGATGCTGCGATAGATAACTGTCATGGCTTAAAAAGGCACCTGACCCCTGAACCTTGA
- the glgX gene encoding glycogen debranching protein GlgX: MSPKVLPGQSYPLGATVYAVGVNFCLYSKHATAIELLLFEADDLTQPSRVLTFDPQWNRTFYYWHLFVPGLKSGQIYAYRVHGPFDPAHGHRFDATKVLLDPYARAVVGDDTYDRSQAIGPGDNCATALKGVVVDTRNYDWQGDRPLNIPYSSSVIYEMHVGGFTRHPSSGLPDEQRGTYAGLIEKIPYLQALGITAVELLPIHQFDRQDAMPGLENYWGYSTLGFFAPHRAYSSNKDPMGPVNEFRDMVKALHRAGIEVILDVVFNHSAEGNHEGPTLSFKGIDNETYYLLEDNPIYYSNYSGCGNTLSPNHAVVGRMILDSLRYWVSEMHVDGFRFDLASVMSRDMMGNPLEDPPILWNIESEPILAGTKIIAEAWDAAGLYQVGSFIGDRFAEWNGPYRDHVRQFIKGDEGVVPDLAARLLGSPDIYQKPNREPNRSIHFVTCHDGFTLQDLVSYNQKYNEANGELNRDGTDANYSWNCGVEGPQAPPAVEQLRHRQTKNFLTLLFMAQGTPMLLMGDEVRRSQRGNNNAYCQDNDISWFNWDAVEKEQSLLRFTQGLIHFIQNLKVFRLEHLLRVTNTWHYEPHIVWHGTTLGQPDWSEHSRTLAFTLRHPDAKEQIHVMLNAYWKPLMFELPGLGLRDGHRGPVFDQRWHRIVDTSVAPPRDFCYPEEAPVFESDRYPVGPRSSVVLMSQGQI, from the coding sequence ATGAGTCCGAAAGTTTTACCTGGCCAGAGCTACCCCCTAGGGGCTACGGTCTACGCTGTGGGGGTCAACTTCTGTCTCTATTCCAAACATGCCACGGCCATTGAACTGCTGCTATTTGAAGCGGATGATCTGACTCAGCCCAGTCGAGTACTGACGTTTGATCCCCAGTGGAACCGCACCTTTTATTACTGGCATTTGTTTGTGCCAGGGCTTAAAAGCGGGCAGATCTACGCCTACCGGGTCCATGGCCCCTTTGACCCTGCACACGGCCATCGGTTCGATGCCACCAAGGTGCTGCTTGACCCCTATGCCCGAGCGGTTGTCGGCGACGACACCTACGATCGCAGCCAAGCCATTGGCCCCGGTGACAACTGCGCCACTGCTCTCAAGGGGGTTGTAGTTGATACTCGCAACTACGACTGGCAAGGCGATCGCCCCTTAAACATCCCCTACTCCAGCAGCGTCATCTACGAAATGCATGTGGGCGGCTTTACCCGCCACCCCTCCTCAGGGTTGCCCGACGAGCAGCGGGGCACCTACGCGGGGCTGATCGAAAAAATTCCGTACCTGCAAGCACTGGGGATCACCGCCGTTGAACTGCTGCCCATTCACCAGTTCGATCGCCAAGATGCCATGCCCGGCTTAGAGAACTACTGGGGCTACAGCACCCTGGGCTTTTTCGCCCCCCATCGCGCCTACAGCTCAAACAAAGACCCCATGGGGCCAGTGAACGAGTTTCGCGACATGGTCAAGGCGCTTCACCGGGCAGGCATTGAAGTCATTCTCGACGTGGTGTTTAACCACTCCGCCGAGGGCAACCACGAAGGCCCCACCCTGAGCTTTAAGGGCATCGACAACGAAACCTACTACCTGCTCGAAGACAACCCAATTTACTACTCTAACTACAGTGGCTGCGGCAATACCCTGTCGCCCAACCACGCGGTGGTTGGCCGCATGATTCTCGACAGCCTGCGTTACTGGGTGTCGGAGATGCATGTGGATGGCTTTCGCTTTGACCTCGCCTCGGTGATGTCACGCGACATGATGGGCAACCCCCTCGAAGACCCACCGATTCTTTGGAATATTGAGTCAGAGCCGATTTTGGCAGGTACCAAGATCATCGCCGAAGCCTGGGATGCGGCAGGGCTCTACCAGGTGGGCAGCTTTATTGGCGATCGCTTTGCCGAATGGAATGGCCCCTACCGCGACCACGTGCGCCAGTTTATCAAAGGCGACGAAGGTGTGGTGCCCGACTTGGCGGCCCGTCTACTCGGCAGCCCCGACATCTACCAAAAGCCCAACCGAGAACCCAACCGCAGCATTCACTTTGTCACCTGCCACGATGGCTTTACCCTGCAAGATCTGGTGTCGTACAACCAAAAGTACAACGAGGCCAACGGCGAACTCAACCGCGACGGCACCGATGCCAACTATAGCTGGAACTGCGGGGTTGAAGGCCCCCAAGCCCCGCCTGCAGTCGAGCAGTTGCGCCATCGCCAGACCAAAAATTTTCTCACCCTGTTGTTTATGGCCCAGGGCACCCCAATGTTACTCATGGGCGACGAGGTGCGCCGCAGCCAGCGCGGTAACAACAACGCCTATTGCCAAGACAACGACATTAGCTGGTTCAACTGGGATGCCGTCGAAAAAGAACAGTCGCTGCTGCGCTTTACCCAGGGGCTAATTCACTTTATCCAAAATCTCAAGGTGTTTCGCCTGGAGCACCTGCTGCGGGTGACCAACACCTGGCACTACGAACCCCACATTGTCTGGCACGGCACTACCCTGGGCCAGCCCGACTGGTCTGAGCACTCGCGCACCCTGGCCTTTACCCTACGCCACCCCGACGCCAAGGAGCAAATTCACGTCATGCTCAACGCCTACTGGAAACCCCTGATGTTTGAGCTACCAGGGCTAGGGCTACGCGATGGCCATCGGGGGCCGGTCTTTGACCAACGCTGGCACCGCATTGTTGATACGTCGGTGGCTCCACCGCGAGATTTTTGCTATCCAGAAGAAGCACCGGTATTTGAAAGCGATCGCTACCCGGTAGGGCCGCGATCGTCGGTAGTGCTGATGAGCCAAGGGCAAATATAG
- a CDS encoding UPF0175 family protein: MKITLDIPDSLAASHTFSQVDWLQEVAVALFRQELITLGTASQLAGMNQMAFQELLYDRSIGLHYDLADYQARHCQPARQQLAMRDFVKGVRCL, from the coding sequence ATGAAAATCACCCTAGATATTCCTGATAGCCTAGCCGCAAGCCACACCTTCTCTCAGGTTGATTGGTTACAAGAGGTTGCCGTAGCGCTCTTTCGGCAAGAGCTAATTACCCTTGGCACGGCCAGCCAACTCGCTGGGATGAATCAAATGGCCTTTCAAGAGCTGCTGTACGATCGTAGCATCGGCCTTCACTACGACCTAGCCGATTACCAGGCTAGACATTGCCAGCCTGCGCGACAACAATTGGCGATGAGAGATTTCGTCAAAGGGGTCAGGTGCCTTTGA